In Canis lupus familiaris isolate Mischka breed German Shepherd chromosome 9, alternate assembly UU_Cfam_GSD_1.0, whole genome shotgun sequence, a single window of DNA contains:
- the CDK9 gene encoding cyclin-dependent kinase 9, whose amino-acid sequence MAKQYDSVECPFCDEVSKYEKLAKIGQGTFGEVFKAKHRKTGKKVALKKVLMENEKEGFPITALREIKILQLLKHENVVNLIEICRTKASPYNRCKGSIYLVFDFCEHDLAGLLSNVLVKFTLSEIKKVMQMLLNGLYYIHRNKILHRDMKAANVLITRDGVLKLADFGLARAFSLAKNSQPNRYTNRVVTLWYRPPELLLGERDYGPPIDLWGAGCIMAEMWTRSPIMQGNTEQHQLALISQLCGSITPEVWPNVDKYELFEKLDLVKGQKRKVKDRLKAYVRDPYALDLIDKLLVLDPAQRIDSDDALNHDFFWSDPMPSDLKGMLSTHLTSMFEYLAPPRRKGSQITQQSTNQSRNPATTNQTEFERVF is encoded by the exons ATGGCAAAGCAGTACGACTCGGTGGAGTGTCCCTTTTGTGATGAGGTGTCCAAATATGAGAAGCTCGCTAAGATCGGCCAAGGCACCTTCGG GGAGGTATTTAAGGCAAAGCACCGTAAGACCGGCAAAAAGGTGGCTCTGAAGAAAGTGCTGATGGAGAACGAGAAGGAGGGG TTCCCCATTACGGCTTTGCGGGAAATCAAGATCCTCCAGCTTCTGAAACACGAGAATGTGGTCAACTTAATTGAGATCTGTCGAACCAAAG CTTCCCCCTATAACCGCTGCAAAGGCAGTATATACCTAGTGTTTGACTTCTGCGAGCACGATCTTGCTGGGCTGCTGAGCAATGTCTTGGTCAAGTTCACACTGTCTGAGATCAAGAAGGTCATGCAGATGTTGCTCAACGGCCTCTACTATATCCACAGAAACAAG ATCCTGCACAGGGACATGAAGGCAGCTAATGTGCTCATCACTCGCGATGGGGTTCTGAAGCTGGCCGACTTTGGGCTGGCCCGGGCCTTCAGCCTGGCCAAGAACAGCCAGCCCAATCGCTATACCAACCGTGTGGTGACGCTCTGGTACCGGCCTCCGGAGCTGTTGCTCG GGGAGCGGGACTACGGCCCCCCCATTGACCTGTGGGGTGCTGGGTGCATCATGGCCGAGATGTGGACCCGCAGCCCTATCATGCAGGGCAACACCGAGCAACACCAGCTTGCCCTCATCAGCCAGCTCTGTGGCTCCATCACCCCTGAG GTATGGCCCAATGTGGACAAGTATGAGCTCTTTGAGAAGCTGGACCTGGTGAAGGGCCAGAAACGGAAGGTGAAGGACAGGCTGAAGGCCTATGTGCGTGACCCCTACGCGCTGGACCTCATCGACAAGTTGCTGGTGCTGGATCCTGCACAGCGCATCGACAGTGATGACGCCCTCAACCATGACTTCTTCTGGTCGGACCCCATGCCCTCGGATCTCAAGGGCATGCTCTCTACCCACCTGACGTCCATGTTCGAGTATCTGGCGCCGCCACGCCGGAAGGGCAGTCAAATCACCCAGCAATCCACCAACCAGAGCCGCAATCCTGCCACCACCAACCAGACGGAATTCGAGCGTGTCTTCTGA